In a single window of the Sander lucioperca isolate FBNREF2018 chromosome 19, SLUC_FBN_1.2, whole genome shotgun sequence genome:
- the LOC116066065 gene encoding uncharacterized protein LOC116066065 isoform X5 yields MDANKVWQWRIMHAKTFLRCPDSFYHSNRIGLDFNVASKTHKKKELQLLTNGVVLEICDFAKTVSKNKMLFITNILENNFDLGLENEQQRVYFSNQIKIKVQDPKRLSLQDKNEVFTLFDISSKPECNSNNGLNMASTERKTESFLVEIDDSEYEDTFKCSQATSKEYMKTENLSEEVNGAHIDDSEREDELKYSGAPSAEKLKEDVLLPLFPYCEEIGLNLDIGSKQSLDVGLLTNGVMLELLQVTKILAGSFSRIISDVLGHNFDLDLKSSQERTRVMNKILYILNKKQQLMIIGKVSPEFNNKTISLQRTNFKRNRGSALSNMEALPYQFKEVTKRRQSDLKSKQEKRALLKTSERANKKSRRGQSKDLKKNGPYRHTDLCNSHTAKGDNFYSHPLTESDVDYYTGNERDMEQEEMETENNYTCPLGESDLDSDEVTDSGNTGNQIDLQSTKSCSLSSDIPRELNSSCPGICAPTLTTIDISSTLSTVNSNVNPPFVSQPDERELHGDEEQAQTPRKSPKKCNMEQEKMGTENNYTCPLGKSDLDSDTGNEFDMEQEKMETEKNMWKLRANRVKQILSSLEFGPFNGSKRFGLEFNVGFGPKQNFSVDSLPNSVLLEVAKFALAMNSSQQNFIMEILEYNFDISLQSEYQRNLFTCEIMKRIRQLKNSEDAVKFSKDIFELPDSMSSIKMANTSVGSVNPELGYNISRVEKCDVAPRCPAHSHAETKDHIPRNSGEVYPICKEMGLKLHVNKHQPNKKLDVSKLTNGAMTEVTNFVETLCGTCEQICLDILRHNLHLDLQSGDSDLARSIVARIPAIVEQRNLMTSVKTLKKIKGSRKDSSTKVKLDCQSYQHVDACSAGSSQAEFKDQDVGNSPDTKHQDELNLKLWKLRANHIQQILSTPHEEHCPLYSYSRCKKLGIDFNVGSGVKQNLDPKLLTNGIMVELNTFATALRSAQKHFITEILEYNFHLDFKNKLYRNAFAQQTLEKVKVDAHKRIGVPRMKMLFELPDMRYLQKLTCEKTTYCPKCFQDRNQELRQDESDPGHMNQPRPHTITDSVTADTDCTAQKPSKDPSSNFSAIEETIMDSYPCCKKIGLKLCVDKDQPKEKLDAHVLTRGAMIDVASFAKRLCATKSGIIHAVLEHNFNLGMQRRDVDIAQQFFRATALKDGGLAWFNEVFVIQSFSHRQTGRGSTGKLKQAAALHRSEWKEAIKKRKLALQTKMKRATLPSHNTSVVKRSKTNTQSQIPVNCYPICTEIGLDLDVLSKSGEKEKLDLKLLTMAAVNEIHTFATKKTRHYLPNTLYEILDYNFDLSSQHHRRWKFSIETSSKIQTMVKQHRKNPNRPDEVFKLPFVFASSPRFAENRLTEKRNKYSWEEPYKKKTEGRFVRQVRYHSGVNRIHFLDGVKTNSGALFQDPIYPGTIEQMNGNLGSGGPLHRILQIKEEEYDPHHGNVKPEPDTEEKYCPHSDDVKTDPGTIVQMNGSLVSVGCGSPLQRNLQIKEEEYDPHHGNVKPEPDTEEKYCPRYDDVKTESNAEDVEHLVPGEPTGPLAYTLLTLWPNSESQKTVSENENVSQIKTEWDTEGVKYLVPVEAVGSQEYSMVTIGQGNESTLIIEEQKYVPTDSHHYGVHRK; encoded by the exons ATGGATGCAAACAAAGTATGGCAGTGGCGCATTATGCATGCAAAGACATTTTTGAGATGTCCAGACTCATTCTATCACAGCAATAGAATAGGATTAGATTTTAATGTAGCATCCaagacacataaaaaaaaagaattacaatTATTGACAAATGGAGTCGTGCTTGAGATCTGTGACTTTGCTAAAACAGTAAGCAAGAATAAAATGctttttatcacaaacattctgGAGAACAATTTCGATCTTGGATTGGAAAATGAGCAACAGCGTGTTTATTTTTCCAATCAAATTAAAATCAAAGTCCAAGACCCGAAGAGGTTATCTCTGCAAGATAAAAATGAAGTTTTTACTCTCTTTGACATATCATCTAAGCCAGAATGCAACAGCAACAATGGACTGAATATGGCATCTACAGAGCGTAAGACAGAAAGTTTCCTGGTGGAAATTGATGATAGTGAATATGAAGATACATTCAAGTGTTCACAAGCAACATCCAAAGAATACATGAAGACAGAAAATCTCTCAGAAGAGGTAAATGGAGCACATATTGATGACAGTGAACGTGAGGATGAATTAAAGTATTCAGGAGCACCGTCGGCAGAAAAACTGAAAGAGGATGTTCTTCTCCCTTTGTTCCCTTATTGTGAAGAAATTGGTCTGAACCTTGACATTGGGTCAAAACAAAGTCTAGATGTAGGTTTGTTGACAAATGGTGTGATGTTAGAACTTCTACAGGTCACTAAAATACTGGCTGGATCCTTCAGTCGTATTATTTCGGATGTGTTGGGGCACAACTTTGACCTTGATCTCAAAAGTTCACAGGAGAGAACTCGAGTTATGAACAAGATATTGTACATTCTGAACAAAAAACAGCAACTTATGATCATCGGCAAAGTAAGCCCAGAATTTAACAATAAGACAATTTCATTACAGAGAACAAACTTCAAAAGAAACAGAGGGTCAGCACTGTCCAATATGGAAGCCCTGCCATATCAATTTAAGGAAGTGACAAAAAGAAGGCAGTCTGATTTAAAAAGTAAACAGGAAAAAAGGGCtctgttgaaaacaagtgaaagggCGAATAAAAAGAGCAGAAGAGGGCAGTCTAAAGACTTAAAGAAAAACGGACCTTATCGACACACTGATTTGTGCAACAGTCATACAGCAAAGGGAGATAATTTTTACAGTCATCCTCTAACAGAGTCTGATGTAGACTACTACACTGGCAATGAACGTGACATGGAACAAGAGGAAATGGAAACCGAAAACAACTACACTTGTCCTCTAGGAGAGTCTGATCTAGACTCAGACGAAGTCACAGATTCAGGAAACACTGGCAATCAGATTGACTTGCAAAGCACAAAAAGTTGTTCTCTGAGCTCGGACATTCCTAGAGAATTAAATTCAAGTTGTCCGGGTATTTGTGCACCTACCCTCACCACCATTGATATTTCATCCACTTTATCAACTGTAAACTCAAATGTGAACCCACCATTTGTAAGTCAACCTGATGAAAGAGAGCTTCATGGAGATGAAGAGCAAGCACAGACTCCAAGAAAGTCaccaaaaaaatgtaacatggAACAAGAAAAAATGGGAACAGAAAACAATTACACTTGCCCTTTAGGAAAGTCTGATCTAGATTCCGATACTGGCAATGAATTTGACATGGAACAAGAGAAAATGGAAACCGAGAAAAACATGTGGAAGTTGCGCGCTAACCGTGTAAAACAAATCCTCTCTTCATTAGAGTTCGGTCCATTCAATGGGTCCAAGAGATTTGGCCTTGAATTCAATGTTGGATTTGGCCCGAAGCAAAACTTCAGTGTAGACTCTTTGCCAAATTCTGTTCTGCTCGAAGTTGCTAAATTTGCCTTAGCAATGAATTCATCCCAACAAAATTTCATCATGGAGATTCTTGAGTACAACTTTGACATCAGCCTGCAGAGTGAATACCAGAGAAATCTTTTCACATGTGAAATCATGAAAAGAATAAGACAACTGAAAAACTCTGAAGATGCAGTTAAATTCTCAAAAGATATCTTTGAACTACCTGATTCCATGTCATCAATAAAAATGGCAAATACTAGTGTGGGCAGTGTCAATCCTGAACTCGGATACAACATATCAAGAGTGGAGAAGTGTGACGTTGCTCCCAGGTGTCCTGCTCATTCACATGCTGAAACCAAAGATCATATTCCAAGGAACAGTGGGGAGGTGTATCCCATCTGCAAGGAAATGGGTCTGAagttacatgtaaacaaacatcaACCAAACAAAAAACTGGATGTCAGCAAACTGACCAATGGAGCAATGACTGAAGTGACAAACTTTGTAGAAACGTTGTGTGGGACATGTGAGCAAATCTGTCTTGACATCCTCAGACACAACTTGCATCTTGATTTGCAAAGTGGAGATTCTGATCTTGCCAGAAGTATTGTTGCCCGAATTCCTGCTATAGTGGAGCAAAGGAATCTAATGACGAGTGTTAAAAccttaaagaaaataaagggctCAAGAAAAGACTCCTCAACGAAGGTGAAACTGGATTGCCAGAGTTACCAACATGTAGATGCATGTAGTGCTGGTTCTTCCCAGGCTGAATTCAAAGACCAAGATGTAGGGAATTCCCCTGACACTAAACATCAAGATGAGCTCAATTTAAAGCTGTGGAAATTGCGAGCCAATCATATTCAGCAAATCCTCTCAACACCTCATGAAGAACATTGTCCACTTTATTCTTACTCCAGATGCAAGAAATTAGGCATTGATTTTAATGTAGGATCTGGAGTAAAACAAAATCTTGATCCCAAATTACTGACCAATGGCATCATGGTTGAATTAAACACATTTGCCACAGCACTGCGGTCAGCCCAGAAACATTTCATCACTGAGATACTGGAGTATAACTTCCATCTTGATTTCAAAAACAAGCTATATCGCAATGCCTTTGCACAGCAAACTTTAGAAAAAGTTAAAGTTGATGCGCATAAAAGAATCGGCGTTCCTCGAATGAAAATGCTGTTTGAACTCCCTGACATGAGGTACCTACAAAAACTTACTTGTGAGAAAACTACATATTGCCCCAAATGCTTTCAAGACAGAAACCAAGAGCTTCGTCAGGATGAATCTGACCCTGGTCACATGAATCAACCTCGTCCACATACCATAACTGACTCGGTCACTGCAGATACAGACTGCACAGCACAAAAGCCTTCAAAAGATCCGTCCTCCAACTTCTCAGCAATAGAGGAGACGATAATGGACAGTTACCCTTGCTGCAAGAAAATAGGTTTGAAACTGTGTGTGGACAAAGATCAACCAAAAGAAAAGCTTGACGCACATGTATTGACAAGGGGGGCTATGATTGATGTGGCTAGTTTTGCCAAAAGATTGTGTGCAACAAAAAGTGGCATCATTCATGCAGTCCTTGAGCACAACTTCAACTTAGGCATGCAGAGGCGGGACGTTGATATTGCACAGCAGTTCTTCAGAGCGACTGCACTAAAGGATGGCGGGCTGGCCTGGTTTAATGAAGTTTTTGTTATTCAGTCATTTTCTCACAGACAAACTGGACGTGGAAGTACCGGTAAACTGAAACAG GCAGCTGCCTTGCACAGAAGTGAATGGAAGGAAGCTATCAAAAAAAGAAAGCTGGCACTGCAAACAAAGATGAAAAGAGCCACACTGCCAAGTCATAATACAAGTGTCGTAAAAAGATCAAAGACAAATACTCAGAGTCAAATACCGGTTAACTGTTACCCTATTTGCACGGAGATAGGTTTGGATCTAGACGTGTTATCAaaatcaggagagaaagaaaaattgGACTTGAAGCTATTGACCATGGCTGCAGTGAATGAGATACATACATTTGCAACTAAGAAAACAAGACACTATTTGCCAAACACTTTGTACGAAATCCTTGACTATAACTTTGATCTTAGCTCACAACATCACAGGCGCTGGAAATTTTCCATAGAAACTTCATCCAAAATCCAAACCATGGTTAAGCAacatcgtaaaaatccaaacagaCCAGACGAGGTCTTCAAATTACCATTTGTGTTTGCATCTTCACCAAGGTTTGCAGAGAACAGACTAACTGAGAAACGGAACAAGTATTCCTGGGAAGAACCATACAAGAAAAAGACTGAGGGAAGGTTTGTGCGCCAAGTGAGATACCATTCAGGTGTCAATCGCATCCATTTTCTCGATGGTGTCAAAACTAACAGTGGCGCTTTGTTCCAGGATCCAATATATCCTGGGACAATAGAGCAGATGAATGGGAATCTTGGAAGTGGAGGTCCTCTCCACAGAATCCTACAGATTAAAGAGGAGGAGTACGATCCACATCATGGCAATGTGAAACCAGAACCGGACACTGAGGAAAAGTATTGTCCACATTCTGATGATGTCAAAACCGATCCTGGGACGATAGTGCAGATGAATGGCAGTCTAGTGAGTGTTGGTTGTGGCAGCCCTCTCCAGAGAAACCTACAGATTAAAGAGGAGGAGTACGATCCACATCATGGCAATGTGAAACCAGAACCGGACACTGAGGAAAAGTATTGTCCACGTTATGATGATGTCAAAACCGAATCAAACGCTGAGGATGTCGAGCATTTAGTCCCAGGTGAACCTACAGGACCCCTTGCATATACTTTATTAACTTTATGGCCGAACTCTGAAAGTCAGAAAACAGTATCAGAAAACGAGAATGTGAGTCAAATAAAAACCGAATGGGACACTGAGGGTGTGAAGTATTTAGTCCCAGTCGAAGCAGTAGGGTCACAGGAGTACTCCATGGTAACCATAGGTCAGGGCAATGAGAGCACATTGATAATAGAAGAGCAAAAATATGTGCCCACTGACTCGCACCATTATGGAGttcacagaaaatga
- the LOC116066065 gene encoding uncharacterized protein LOC116066065 isoform X6, which translates to MDANKVWQWRIMHAKTFLRCPDSFYHSNRIGLDFNVASKTHKKKELQLLTNGVVLEICDFAKTVSKNKMLFITNILENNFDLGLENEQQRVYFSNQIKIKVQDPKRLSLQDKNEVFTLFDISSKPECNSNNGLNMASTERKTESFLVEIDDSEYEDTFKCSQATSKEYMKTENLSEEVNGAHIDDSEREDELKYSGAPSAEKLKEDVLLPLFPYCEEIGLNLDIGSKQSLDVGLLTNGVMLELLQVTKILAGSFSRIISDVLGHNFDLDLKSSQERTRVMNKILYILNKKQQLMIIGKVSPEFNNKTISLQRTNFKRNRGSALSNMEALPYQFKEVTKRRQSDLKSKQEKRALLKTSERANKKSRRGQSKDLKKNGPYRHTDLCNSHTAKGDNFYSHPLTESDVDYYTGNERDMEQEEMETENNYTCPLGESDLDSDEVTDSGNTGNQIDLQSTKSCSLSLDISRESNSSCPGICAPTLTTADISSSLSTVNSNVNPPFVSQPDERGLRGGEEQTQTPRKSPNECETEQEKMGTENNYTCPLGESDLDSDTGNEFDMEQEKMETEKNMWKLRANRVKQILSSLEFGPFTRSKKVGLEFNVGFGPKQNFSVDCFPNSVLLEVAKFALAMNSSQQNFIMEILEYNFDITLQSEYQRNLFTCEIMNRIRQLKNSEDAVKFSKDIFEFPGRMQLINMENRRIKECDVAPRCPAHLHTETKDHIPTNSGEVYPICKEMGLKLHVNKHQPNKKLDVSKLTNGAMTEVTNFAETLCGTFDQICLDILRHNLDLDLQSGDSDLARSIVARIPAIVEQRNLLISIKTLKKFKGPRKDSSTKVKLDCQSYQHVDACSAGSSQAEFKDQDVGNSPDTKPQNELNLKLWKVRANHIQQILSTPHEEHCPLYSYSRCKKLGIDFNVGSGVKQNLDPKLLTNGIMVELNTFATALLSAQKHFITEILEYNFHLEFKNKLYRNAFAQQTLEKVKVVAHKKNSVPRMKMLFELPDMRYLQKPIYVRSTYCPKCFQDRNQELRQDESDPGHMNQPRPHTMTDSVTADANCTAQKPSKDPSNFSAIEETIMDSYPCCKKIGLKLCVDKDQPKEKLDAHVLTRGAMIEVARFARILCASKSRIIHTVLEHNFNLGMQISNVDIAPLFNKATALTDGGLAWFNEAFVIQLCPRRQPGHISKLKQAAALHRSEWKEAIKKRKLALQTKMKRATLPSHNTSVVKRSKTNTQSQIPVNCYPICTEIGLDLDVLSKSGEKEKLDLKLLTMAAVNEIHTFATKKTRHYLPNTLYEILDYNFDLSSQHHRRWKFSIETSSKIQTMVKQHRKNPNRPDEVFKLPFVFASSPRFAENRLTEKRNKYSWEEPYKKKTEGRFVRQVRYHSGVNRIHFLDGVKTNSGALFQDPIYPGTIEQMNGNLGSGGPLHRILQIKEEEYDPHHGNVKPEPDTEEKYCPHSDDVKTDPGTIVQMNGSLVSVGCGSPLQRNLQIKEEEYDPHHGNVKPEPDTEEKYCPRYDDVKTESNAEDVEHLVPGEPTGPLAYTLLTLWPNSESQKTVSENENVSQIKTEWDTEGVKYLVPVEAVGSQEYSMVTIGQGNESTLIIEEQKYVPTDSHHYGVHRK; encoded by the exons ATGGATGCAAACAAAGTATGGCAGTGGCGCATTATGCATGCAAAGACATTTTTGAGATGTCCAGACTCATTCTATCACAGCAATAGAATAGGATTAGATTTTAATGTAGCATCCaagacacataaaaaaaaagaattacaatTATTGACAAATGGAGTCGTGCTTGAGATCTGTGACTTTGCTAAAACAGTAAGCAAGAATAAAATGctttttatcacaaacattctgGAGAACAATTTCGATCTTGGATTGGAAAATGAGCAACAGCGTGTTTATTTTTCCAATCAAATTAAAATCAAAGTCCAAGACCCGAAGAGGTTATCTCTGCAAGATAAAAATGAAGTTTTTACTCTCTTTGACATATCATCTAAGCCAGAATGCAACAGCAACAATGGACTGAATATGGCATCTACAGAGCGTAAGACAGAAAGTTTCCTGGTGGAAATTGATGATAGTGAATATGAAGATACATTCAAGTGTTCACAAGCAACATCCAAAGAATACATGAAGACAGAAAATCTCTCAGAAGAGGTAAATGGAGCACATATTGATGACAGTGAACGTGAGGATGAATTAAAGTATTCAGGAGCACCGTCGGCAGAAAAACTGAAAGAGGATGTTCTTCTCCCTTTGTTCCCTTATTGTGAAGAAATTGGTCTGAACCTTGACATTGGGTCAAAACAAAGTCTAGATGTAGGTTTGTTGACAAATGGTGTGATGTTAGAACTTCTACAGGTCACTAAAATACTGGCTGGATCCTTCAGTCGTATTATTTCGGATGTGTTGGGGCACAACTTTGACCTTGATCTCAAAAGTTCACAGGAGAGAACTCGAGTTATGAACAAGATATTGTACATTCTGAACAAAAAACAGCAACTTATGATCATCGGCAAAGTAAGCCCAGAATTTAACAATAAGACAATTTCATTACAGAGAACAAACTTCAAAAGAAACAGAGGGTCAGCACTGTCCAATATGGAAGCCCTGCCATATCAATTTAAGGAAGTGACAAAAAGAAGGCAGTCTGATTTAAAAAGTAAACAGGAAAAAAGGGCtctgttgaaaacaagtgaaagggCGAATAAAAAGAGCAGAAGAGGGCAGTCTAAAGACTTAAAGAAAAACGGACCTTATCGACACACTGATTTGTGCAACAGTCATACAGCAAAGGGAGATAATTTTTACAGTCATCCTCTAACAGAGTCTGATGTAGACTACTACACTGGCAATGAACGTGACATGGAACAAGAG GAAATGGAAACCGAGAACAACTACACTTGTCCTCTAGGAGAGTCTGATCTAGACTCAGACGAAGTCACAGATTCAGGAAACACTGGCAATCAGATTGACTTGCAAAGCACAAAAAGTTGTTCTCTGAGCTTGGACATTTCTAGAGAATCAAATTCAAGTTGTCCGGGTATTTGTGCACCTACCCTCACCACCGCTGACATCTCATCTTCTTTATCAACTGTAAACTCAAATGTGAACCCACCATTTGTAAGTCAACCTGATGAAAGAGGGCTTCGTGGAGGGGAAGAGCAAACGCAGACTCCAAGAAAGTCACCAAACGAATGTGAAACTGAACAAGAAAAAATGGGAACCGAGAACAACTACACTTGCCCTTTAGGAGAGTCTGATCTAGACTCAGATACTGGCAATGAATTTGACATGGAACAAGAGAAAAtggaaacagagaaaaacatgTGGAAGTTGCGCGCTAACCGTGTAAAACAAATCCTCTCTTCATTAGAGTTTGGTCCATTCACCAGATCCAAGAAAGTTGGACTTGAATTCAATGTTGGATTTGGCCCGAAGCAAAACTTCAGTGTAGACTGTTTTCCAAATTCTGTTCTGCTCGAAGTTGCTAAATTTGCCTTAGCAATGAATTCATCCCAACAAAATTTCATCATGGAGATTCTTGAGTACAACTTTGACATCACCCTGCAGAGTGAATACCAGAGAAATCTTTTCACATGTGAAATCATGAATAGAATAAGACAACTGAAAAACTCTGAAGATGCAGTTAAATTCTCAAAAGATATCTTTGAATTCCCTGGTCGCATGCAATTAATAAATATGGAAAATCGGAGAATAAAGGAGTGTGACGTTGCTCCCAGGTGTCCTGCTCATTTACATACTGAAACCAAAGATCATATTCCAACGAACAGTGGGGAGGTGTATCCCATCTGCAAGGAAATGGGTCTGAagttacatgtaaacaaacatcaACCAAACAAAAAACTGGATGTCAGCAAACTGACCAATGGAGCAATGACTGAAGTGACAAACTTTGCAGAAACGTTGTGTGGAACATTTGATCAGATTTGTCTTGACATCCTCAGACACAACTTGGATCTTGATTTGCAAAGTGGAGATTCTGATCTTGCCAGAAGTATTGTTGCCCGAATTCCTGCTATAGTGGAGCAAAGGAATCTATTGATCAGTATTAAAACCTTAAAGAAATTTAAGGGCCCAAGAAAAGACTCCTCAACGAAGGTGAAACTGGATTGCCAGAGTTACCAACATGTAGATGCATGTAGTGCTGGTTCTTCCCAGGCTGAATTCAAAGACCAAGATGTAGGGAATTCCCCTGACACTAAACCTCAAAATGAGCTCAATTTAAAGCTGTGGAAAGTGCGAGCCAATCATATTCAGCAAATCCTCTCAACACCTCATGAAGAACATTGCCCACTTTATTCTTACTCCAGATGCAAGAAATTAGGCATTGATTTTAATGTAGGATCTGGAGTAAAACAAAATCTTGATCCCAAATTACTGACCAATGGCATCATGGTTGAATTAAACACGTTTGCCACAGCACTGCTGTCAGCCCAGAAACATTTCATCACTGAGATACTGGAGTATAACTTCCATCTTGAGTTCAAAAACAAGCTATATCGCAATGCCTTTGCACAGCAAACTTTAGAAAAAGTTAAAGTTGTTGCGCATAAAAAAAACAGCGTTCCTCGAATGAAAATGCTGTTTGAACTCCCTGACATGAGGTACCTACAAAAACCTATTTATGTGAGAAGTACATATTGCCCCAAATGCTTTCAAGACAGAAACCAAGAGCTTCGTCAGGATGAATCTGACCCTGGTCACATGAATCAACCTCGTCCACATACCATGACTGACTCGGTCACTGCAGATGCAAACTGCACAGCACAAAAGCCTTCAAAAGATCCGTCCAACTTCTCAGCAATAGAGGAGACGATAATGGACAGTTACCCTTGCTGCAAGAAAATAGGTTTGAAACTGTGTGTGGACAAAGATCAACCAAAAGAAAAGCTTGATGCACATGTATTGACAAGGGGGGCTATGATTGAAGTGGCCAGATTTGCTAGAATATTGTGTGCTTCAAAAAGTAGGATAATTCATACAGTCCTTGAACACAACTTCAACTTAGGCATGCAGATTTCAAACGTTGATATTGCACCTCTGTTCAACAAAGCGACTGCACTAACTGACGGCGGGCTGGCCTGGTTTAATGAAGCTTTTGTTATTCAGCTGTGTCCTCGCAGACAACCTGGACATATAAGTAAACTGAAACAGGCAGCTGCCTTGCACAGAAGTGAATGGAAGGAAGCTATCAAAAAAAGAAAGCTGGCACTGCAAACAAAGATGAAAAGAGCCACACTGCCAAGTCATAATACAAGTGTCGTAAAAAGATCAAAGACAAATACTCAGAGTCAAATACCGGTTAACTGTTACCCTATTTGCACGGAGATAGGTTTGGATCTAGACGTGTTATCAaaatcaggagagaaagaaaaattgGACTTGAAGCTATTGACCATGGCTGCAGTGAATGAGATACATACATTTGCAACTAAGAAAACAAGACACTATTTGCCAAACACTTTGTACGAAATCCTTGACTATAACTTTGATCTTAGCTCACAACATCACAGGCGCTGGAAATTTTCCATAGAAACTTCATCCAAAATCCAAACCATGGTTAAGCAacatcgtaaaaatccaaacagaCCAGACGAGGTCTTCAAATTACCATTTGTGTTTGCATCTTCACCAAGGTTTGCAGAGAACAGACTAACTGAGAAACGGAACAAGTATTCCTGGGAAGAACCATACAAGAAAAAGACTGAGGGAAGGTTTGTGCGCCAAGTGAGATACCATTCAGGTGTCAATCGCATCCATTTTCTCGATGGTGTCAAAACTAACAGTGGCGCTTTGTTCCAGGATCCAATATATCCTGGGACAATAGAGCAGATGAATGGGAATCTTGGAAGTGGAGGTCCTCTCCACAGAATCCTACAGATTAAAGAGGAGGAGTACGATCCACATCATGGCAATGTGAAACCAGAACCGGACACTGAGGAAAAGTATTGTCCACATTCTGATGATGTCAAAACCGATCCTGGGACGATAGTGCAGATGAATGGCAGTCTAGTGAGTGTTGGTTGTGGCAGCCCTCTCCAGAGAAACCTACAGATTAAAGAGGAGGAGTACGATCCACATCATGGCAATGTGAAACCAGAACCGGACACTGAGGAAAAGTATTGTCCACGTTATGATGATGTCAAAACCGAATCAAACGCTGAGGATGTCGAGCATTTAGTCCCAGGTGAACCTACAGGACCCCTTGCATATACTTTATTAACTTTATGGCCGAACTCTGAAAGTCAGAAAACAGTATCAGAAAACGAGAATGTGAGTCAAATAAAAACCGAATGGGACACTGAGGGTGTGAAGTATTTAGTCCCAGTCGAAGCAGTAGGGTCACAGGAGTACTCCATGGTAACCATAGGTCAGGGCAATGAGAGCACATTGATAATAGAAGAGCAAAAATATGTGCCCACTGACTCGCACCATTATGGAGttcacagaaaatga